A stretch of Endozoicomonas sp. SCSIO W0465 DNA encodes these proteins:
- a CDS encoding peptidase U32 family protein, producing MELVCPAGNLPSLKAAVDNGADAVYIGFRDETNARHFAGLNFSDQRAMKALDYVHKNPRGKKVRLFVAVNTYAQANNWNRWKKAVDMCADFGVDALIAADISVLDYASRRYPDLNLHLSVQASATNQASLSFYHDHFGIQRAVLPRVLSLKQVERLARKSPVELEVFAFGSLCIMAEGRCILSSYVTGESPNTAGACSPASAVRWQTTANGMETRLGGLLIDRFDHNEQAGYPTLCKGRFNVNDKVSHAIEEPTSLNTLDLIPQLHQAGISAVKIEGRQRSPAYVAEVVRIWREALDQFKVNPDSFTTNQRWMSGLSRLSEGSQTTLGAYNRPWQ from the coding sequence ATGGAATTGGTGTGTCCTGCCGGTAACCTTCCTTCCCTTAAAGCTGCTGTCGATAATGGTGCTGATGCCGTATACATCGGCTTTCGGGATGAAACCAATGCCCGGCATTTTGCCGGTCTGAATTTTTCCGATCAGCGGGCAATGAAGGCGCTGGATTACGTTCATAAAAATCCCCGGGGAAAAAAGGTTCGACTGTTTGTTGCTGTAAACACTTATGCTCAGGCGAACAACTGGAACCGCTGGAAAAAAGCGGTGGATATGTGTGCCGACTTCGGTGTCGATGCTCTGATTGCAGCAGATATCAGCGTGTTGGACTATGCCAGCCGGCGATACCCCGACCTTAATCTGCATCTTTCCGTTCAGGCTTCTGCCACCAATCAGGCCAGTTTGTCGTTTTATCATGATCACTTTGGTATTCAGCGTGCAGTATTGCCCAGAGTACTGTCGTTAAAGCAGGTTGAGCGACTGGCCCGGAAAAGCCCGGTGGAACTGGAGGTATTTGCTTTTGGCAGTCTCTGTATTATGGCGGAAGGGCGCTGCATTCTCTCTTCCTATGTCACCGGAGAATCACCCAATACCGCAGGTGCCTGTTCGCCGGCATCGGCTGTGCGCTGGCAGACCACCGCCAATGGTATGGAAACCCGACTGGGCGGCCTGTTGATTGATCGTTTTGATCACAATGAGCAGGCCGGGTATCCAACCCTTTGCAAGGGACGCTTTAATGTGAATGATAAAGTCAGTCATGCCATTGAAGAGCCTACCAGCCTCAATACACTGGATCTGATTCCTCAGCTTCATCAGGCTGGCATCAGTGCGGTCAAAATTGAGGGCCGCCAGCGAAGTCCGGCCTATGTTGCAGAAGTGGTGAGAATCTGGCGAGAAGCACTGGACCAATTCAAGGTCAATCCGGATAGTTTTACCACCAACCAACGCTGGATGTCTGGCCTGTCACGTTTATCGGAGGGTAGCCAGACAACACTGGGTGCCTATAACCGCCCCTGGCAGTGA
- a CDS encoding U32 family peptidase, with product MQITLGPLLFFWPKAEVLAFYDKVAESAFDRVYLGEVVCSKRRELKLDEWLNIAKLLQAKGKEVVLSTLTLIEAESELAQVSKVCENGAFAVEANDMAAVHYLAKAGVPVITGPSVNLYSAEALQVLHRSGLKRWVLPVELSFDHLKSIMVRLQELGINDLETEVFSYGYLPLAYSARCFTARAHELSKDSCEFSCIKTSAGIPLATQEGDALFTINGIQTLSGSCLNILDQWQAMDSAGVKAMRLSGHSENILNVADELAHAMALGSDIMTCENRECNGYWAGKPGIIY from the coding sequence ATGCAAATCACCCTTGGTCCATTACTGTTCTTCTGGCCTAAAGCAGAAGTCTTGGCGTTTTATGACAAAGTAGCCGAGTCCGCCTTCGATCGAGTCTACCTGGGAGAAGTGGTTTGCTCCAAAAGACGGGAACTGAAACTGGATGAATGGCTAAATATCGCAAAATTATTGCAGGCAAAAGGGAAAGAGGTGGTTCTGTCGACACTGACGCTGATTGAAGCCGAATCTGAACTGGCTCAGGTCAGCAAGGTCTGTGAGAACGGAGCATTCGCCGTAGAAGCCAATGATATGGCGGCTGTCCATTATCTTGCCAAAGCGGGTGTCCCTGTGATTACCGGTCCCTCTGTGAACCTGTACAGTGCTGAGGCACTGCAGGTTCTGCATCGTTCGGGCTTAAAGCGCTGGGTTCTGCCGGTTGAACTCTCTTTTGATCATCTGAAGTCGATCATGGTCCGCTTGCAAGAGCTGGGTATCAATGATCTGGAAACCGAGGTATTCAGCTATGGTTATCTACCACTGGCATACTCTGCCCGCTGTTTTACCGCGCGCGCCCATGAATTGAGCAAGGATAGCTGTGAGTTTAGCTGTATCAAGACCTCAGCAGGTATTCCCCTGGCGACCCAGGAAGGCGATGCGCTGTTTACCATCAACGGTATTCAGACACTGTCTGGCAGCTGTCTTAATATTCTGGATCAATGGCAGGCAATGGATAGTGCCGGGGTAAAGGCTATGCGCCTTTCAGGGCATTCGGAAAATATCTTGAATGTGGCTGACGAATTAGCGCACGCCATGGCGTTGGGTAGCGACATTATGACGTGTGAAAATCGGGAGTGTAACGGCTATTGGGCAGGAAAGCCCGGAATAATCTACTGA